The following proteins are encoded in a genomic region of Salvelinus namaycush isolate Seneca unplaced genomic scaffold, SaNama_1.0 Scaffold65, whole genome shotgun sequence:
- the LOC120042302 gene encoding trichohyalin-like: protein MREREEAGRRKEGQKNIFGEIEGQNELEIEQEREMEDKHEVIKEAEEEYREREERAKEVSMKKHVVVNVKAKAREVFNRRKERRLEVLKGEREHIEIGQQIRREKEERRLEMERKQERARQQEEQDKKQEIEIARQKEMFRLREEERQREEEREEERKRAVKGHLALIREREIIEANRREEMVEEERREFLENYKRGDLEEEEEKEEDKKDILPPDKSIRRRAVGWINKKWEKRNLKKIERTYQREAEEGYKIVHIAIPGHTRLTATMTRAEREREKRKELLKAEKRRKKMEDFNKQWREQSLLKKQTHQKLKEERGKMKGHYLEQMNLEADAQINTRCLTTQHSHDYLETTQPTGSGDGHQERPRRQQAWAEIQEGSSENQQEWPENQQGGPDSQQLEAPEEAETSEPTSKNKKRPGIWKRIKMG from the exons atgagagagagggaggaagcaggAAGAAGAAAGGAGGGGCAGAAAAATATTTTCGGGGAAATTGAGGGACAGAATGAACTGgagatagaacaggagagagagatggaagacaaGCATGAAGTGATTAAGGAAGCAGAGGAAGAgtacagggaaagagaagagagagcaaaGGAAGTAAGCATGAAGAAACATGTAGTAGTTAATGTTAAAGCAAAAGCACGGGAAGTCTTCAATAGACGTAAAGAGAGAAGGTTAGAAGTGTTGAAGGGGGAACGAGAACACATAGAAATAGGACAACAaatcaggagggagaaggaggaaagacggctggagatggaaagaaaacaggagagggcAAGACAACAAGAGGAGCAGGATAAAAAACAAGAGATTGAAATTGCTAGACAGAAAGAAATGTTCAGactaagagaggaggagaggcagagagaggaagagagagaggaggagagaaagagagccgtTAAAGGCCATTTAGctttaatcagagagagagagataatagaggcaaacagaagagaggagatggtggaagaggaaagaagggAATTCCTTGAAAATTACAAGAGGGGTgacttagaggaggaggaggaaaaggaagaaGACAAGAAGGACATTCTCCCACCTGATAAAAGTATCCGAAGGAGAGCTGTGGGCTGGAtaaataagaagtgggagaagagGAACCTCAAGAAGATCGAGAGAACCTATCAGAGAGAAGCTGAGGAGGGCTATAAGATCGTCCACATAG CCATCCCTGGACACACAAGGCTAACAGCCACCATGAcacgggcagagagagagagggagaagaggaaggagctgctgaaggctgagaagagaaggaagaagatGGAGGATTTTAATAAGCAGTGGAGAGAGCAGTCCCTGCTTAAAAAACAAACTCATCAGaaactgaaggaggagagggggaagatgaAGGGACATTACCTGGAGCAGATGAATCTGGAGGCTGATGCTCAAATCAACACCCGGTGTCTAACCACCCAACACAGCCACGATTATCTGGAGACAACACAGCCCACTGGATCTGGAGATGGCCACCAGGAAAGGCCAAGGAGGCAACAGGCATGGGCAGAGATCCAGGAGGGGAGTTCAGAGAACCAGCAGGAGTGGCCAGAGAACCAACAGGGGGGGCCAGACAGCCAGCAGCTAGAAGCTCCAGAAGAGGCTGAAACATCAGAGCCAACCTCCAAGAACAAGAAAAGGCCAGGCATCTGGAAGAGAATTAAGATGGGGTAA